One window from the genome of Cryptococcus deuterogattii R265 chromosome 10, complete sequence encodes:
- a CDS encoding oxidoreductase codes for MSLGRTATLNNGIKVPLIGFGTWQAAPGEVEKAVEEAIKVGYRHIDCALIYGNQNEVAAGIEASGVDRKELFLVSKLWNNSHRPELVEADLDTTLKELKTDYLDAWLIHWPVPFKPGKTMEPTAADGKGRDIDTEAPGIVETWKELVRISKETEKVRAIGVSNFSVQNLEKIIDATGVVPALNQIECHPSLQQPELFEYCKKKGIVITAYSPLGNNITGKPRVIDSPEVIKIAERLGKTPAQVLLAWLTYQGFTVIPKSVTPSRIKSNFEDFELTQKDFEEISAVGKATHGRANIPAIYSPINWPINVFDEPEEKSQPYSVW; via the exons ATGTCACTCGGACGAACTGCAACTCT TAACAACGGGATCAAGGTCCCCCTCATCGGATTTGGAACATGGCAAGCGGCTCCCGGCGAGGTCGAGAAGGC CGTTGAGGAGGCGATCAAGGTTGGATACAGACACATTGACTGCGCCCTG ATTTACGGTAACCAAAATGAGGTAGCCGCCGGTATCGAGGCTTCGGGAGTCGACCGAAAGGAGCTTTTCCTCGTGTCCAAGCTGTGGAACAACTCTCACCGACCCGAGCTTGTGGAGGCTGATCTGGACACCACCTTGAAAGAGCTCAAGACGGACTACCTCGATGCATGGCTCATTCACTGGCCCGTACCTTTCAAGCCTGGCAAGACCATGGAGCCCACCGCAGCTGATGGAAAGGGCAGAGATATCGACACCGAGGCACCCGGCATCGTTGAGACCTGGAAGGAGCTTGTGAGGATCTCCAAGGAGACCGAGAAGGTCAGGGCGATCGGTGTTTCCAACTTCAGCGTGCAGAACCTGGAAAAGATTATCGACGCTACCGGAGTCGTTCCCGCGCTCAACCAGATTGAGTGTCACCCTTCGCTCCAGCAGCCCGAGCTGTTCGAATACT gcaagaagaagggcattGTAATTACTGCATACTCTCCTCTTGGCAATAACATCACGGGAAAGCCTCGAGTGATTGACTCGCCTGAAGTTATCAAGATCGCCGAGAGGCTCGGCAAGACGCCCGCTCAGGTGCTCCTCGCCTGGTTGACCTACCAGGGATTCACCGTTATCCCCAAGTCGGTTACCCCGTCCCGAATCAAG TCAAACTTTGAAGACTTCGAGTTGACCCAGAAGGATTTCGAGGAAATTTCCGCAGTTGGCAAGGCCACTCACGGTCGGGCCAACATCCCCGCTATCTACTCCCCCATCAA CTGGCCGATCAATGTCTTCGACGAGCCTGAGGAGAAGTCTCAGCCGTACAGTGTGTGGTAG